The segment GCCTCTCACGAGCCGTGTTGTAACTTTGTGGTACCGTCCACCTGAACTCTTGCTAGGGTCAACGGACTACGGCATTACTGTGGATATGTGGAGCACAGGATGCATTCTAGCAGAACTCTTTAGTGGGAAGCCTATCATGCCTGGAAGAACTGAGGTGGAACAGCTACACAAGATCTTCAAACTCTGTGGCTCACCTTCTGAAGAGTATTGGAAAAGATCTAAACTTCCAGACGCGACCATCTTTAAACCTCAGCATCCATACAAGAGGTGTGTAGCCGAGACGTTTAAGAGTCTCCCATCTACAGCTTTGGCACTAGTTGAGGTTCTTCTAGCTGTTGAGCCAGATGCTCGTGGAACCACGGCTAATGCCCTTGAAAGCGAGGTGATTGGGATTATATTACTGCATGTCTGTTTATATCCTTCTTTGTCTTCACACTTTTGTTCCTTTTTAATCAGTTCTTCACGACAGAGCCTTTTGCAAGCGAGGCATCAAGTTTACCAAAGTACCAACCGAGAAAGGAAATTGATGTGAAGAAAGGCACGGGCAGTAAACAGAATGAGTCAAAACAAGTATCTAGAGACTTTAAACCTGTGTCAGCTCAAGATTCCAATGCAGAGTTACTACCATCAACACAAGTATGTATGATTCAATCATAATATAGACATACTGTTGTGTTATAGTCATGGCATCAAGTTTACCAAAGTACCAACCGAGAAAGGAAATTGATGTGAAGAAAGGCACGGGCAGTAAACAGAATGAGTCAAAACAAGTATCTAGAGACTTTAAACCTGTGTCAGCTCAAGATTCCAATGCAGAGTTACTACCATCAACACAAGTATGTATGATTCAATCATAATATAGACATACTGTTGTGTTATAGTCATGTAAATcttgtttatattttgtttttttttaaaagaaacgaCAAGTGCAGAATAATCCTAATGAAGATGCAGCAATGAAGAGTGGAACCGCGCAGAACGGTTACACGCGGTATGGCCTGTCCTCGGTTAATAGAAACGGAGAGAATGTTATGATGGGTTCGAGTCGGTCACCAAGAAAAGAGCTGAGGTCGCAACGTTCTTTTGTTCAACGTGGAGCACCACAGTTGACTAAGTTCTCAAACTCGGTAGCTGCTAGAGATGCATCACATTTCTCTGTAGCAAATCCACGGTGGCTTGAAGATAGTGATAACAATAACATGAGAGATGGTGATTGGCCACAACGTCTGCTGGTGAAACCCAAATATTCTACAAAAGACAAAGAATCCATACGGGTAAGAAGAACATCTTGTgctttttgcttttgttttgcTTCCTTTGTGGAGCTAATCATAGTTGTTTGTTATGTTTAGGGACACGGTGAGAAGATAGAGAGAATGAACTACTCAGGGCCATTGGTTTCTAATGGAGGAAACTTAGATGAAATGTTGAAAGAACATGAAAGACGTATTCAGTTAGCTGTTCGAAAAGCTCGAGATAAGAAGACGAACAGGGACGATAACGGACAGACTCCAGCATGTCTTGCAGTGTAGAGAAGTTTATTCAGGTCTTGTGTAAAGTCACTcgtgtaatttattttgtttatttaaccTATTCTAACGGTATTACCGACTTGTACTCAATCCCATCACTATGATCATCATGCCCGTCCCAATATTTTATTGTGTTTTGTGCAATTATAAGAGCATTAGATATAATTTGTAACATACACAGTAAAGTCAACCAGGCATAGAATCTCTTAGAAGTTGGAAAAGGACCTGAATGCACAGCAATATATCCAAGGTACTCTAATGTGTCAGACATCTATGAGACTAGTTCGTATCTAATCATGGTAGAAGACAAGTTCTCCAAAGCTTTCTAGTGTGGAGGGTATATGAAGAAACAAGAAGGCATTTTGTTATCCCTAGCTATAGAGATGGATAAGAATCAAGTAGAGACCCTTTTGTCCATAGTTGACAAACTTTACTCTGTTTCTCCAAATCTGAAGTCCCTATGTTCCTACTTGTTCAAATGCAGTATCAAAGCGCTTAGACAATACAGCTATAGTAAGAAGCTAAACCTGTAGCCGATCAGGAAAAGTAGCAGGATGAATATGCGAAATGAAACAAGGGTCATTGATAAGAAATAATAGAAAGTCTTACTGAACAATACCAAAAAAGGGTAAAAACACAGCAAAGAAGTCAAAACAGTTGCATATAAAATCCGACTCgtaaaaaacaccaaaacaccTTGCATACGCCAAGCCTTTCGACCTCTTGACTTGTCGTTGTATATCCCACGCTTTTTCAAACCCTGTGATTCATGAGGAAATTCTTAGACATGAAGGCAAAGGCAATCGTGCAAGAACAGTAAGAAGTTCAGTTAATTGACGAGAAGTAAAACGAGTATCCATGCTACTTCTATTATAATGGAGATTTGTCATATACAACAAGGTTTTACCTGTTGACAAAGATTGCGGTTGGACTGCCAGGAGATGGAGGATTCTGCTTCAGGAGTGAAGCATGTGGACCAGCTCTAGCAACGACATTAGGGTCACTCGCAGAATAGATCTCAACCTCTTCAAGACCAAGCTGCCGCTTGATCAAGTCCATGTTACTCTGAAGAACTTCCATCTCTCCAAAAGGTAGCTTCAAATTCAGAGCCTGGCCACCAATAGCTATAGCCTCGTCCTTTTTGAATTTAAGGAAAGGCATGCAAATCTTCTGAATTTGTTTGAAGTTTTCCGCTTGGCCCTCTTTCTGCAATGTCTCCCTCAGTTCTGCAAGTATCTCAGCATCAGGGGCAAAGCAACGGGTTTGCTGGTCAAATTTGCTTTGCAGAATCTGGAGGCAGTGGGCTCTCCATCCATCAAATTCCTCATTCACATACACAAGGCCCTTCAACTTCTCTTCTGCCACTGCTGTTACTTGAGCGCCTTTCTTAGCAGCCTTCTTGGATCCTAAAAGCTGTTTTTGCAGAAGCTTTCTCATTAAGACGATGGAATCCTGCAGATATTTGTTAGCACCCTTGAGAACCAAATCTGGCTCATTTGATGCTGGCCAGCCTGCTGTTATCACACAGCCTTCCTTCTTCAGAAATTTCCTCCAAACATATTCTGCATAATGAGGACAGATTGGCTCAATGAGGCGTGTCTGCACATCCATAAAGGTCAGTACCAAGTCATGGTTCATGCCGCCAGATCCACAAGAGAGTCTATACTCATCTCGAGCAGCTTGCAAGTCGTAAAACCCATTCTTAAGTGCCTCCCTGAACAAACAATCTTTGTAGGCTTTTTCAGTCAACCTGATAGCAATGTTCATGTCATTCTCAAACACTTTATCAGCATATGTAGAC is part of the Raphanus sativus cultivar WK10039 chromosome 5, ASM80110v3, whole genome shotgun sequence genome and harbors:
- the LOC108859768 gene encoding probable serine/threonine-protein kinase At1g09600, with translation MGCKFSKGIRANDSIINQNIDDNNNNIVKERRNKPNTRTCKKKKKPASSSIANVGSEERPDAKNNEEEEATLKLLLPSDAKNATSNEEGDNKKVNIERKSSRSIFQRREALQQPKMTRISSVSNGERGAQVMAGWPSWLASVAGEAINGWIPRKPDSFEKLEKIGQGTYSSVYKARDLETNQIVALKKVRFANMDPDSVRFMAREIIILRRLDHPNVMKLEGLITSRVSGSMYLIFEYMEHDLSGLASTPGVKFSEAQIKCYMKQLLHGLEHCHSRGVLHRDIKGSNLLLDQNNNLKIGDFGLANFYGPHQKQPLTSRVVTLWYRPPELLLGSTDYGITVDMWSTGCILAELFSGKPIMPGRTEVEQLHKIFKLCGSPSEEYWKRSKLPDATIFKPQHPYKRCVAETFKSLPSTALALVEVLLAVEPDARGTTANALESEFFTTEPFASEASSLPKYQPRKEIDVKKGTGSKQNESKQVSRDFKPVSAQDSNAELLPSTQKRQVQNNPNEDAAMKSGTAQNGYTRYGLSSVNRNGENVMMGSSRSPRKELRSQRSFVQRGAPQLTKFSNSVAARDASHFSVANPRWLEDSDNNNMRDGDWPQRLLVKPKYSTKDKESIRGHGEKIERMNYSGPLVSNGGNLDEMLKEHERRIQLAVRKARDKKTNRDDNGQTPACLAV